Proteins encoded within one genomic window of Candidatus Binatota bacterium:
- a CDS encoding DUF4215 domain-containing protein has product NVDDSDACLSTCVLASCGDGIVQAGVEACDDGNTDDSDACLSTCVLASCGDGMLQASAETCDDGNLDNSDGCSNACLPQRFCGDGSNDRRLTASDALMLLRRAVGQNLVCPDYVCDVDGSGAITATDALMVLRKAVGSEVSLNCGPVTSVMFRVESGVPMVDLELLVEFDATVGDFVEEAGGLQCRAIDGAVSVSATRLSRQALRIELFSPGAVVVSPSNTVRCEFAPAVSELRESDFDLTVTGASDANSIGVVPLPAVRAIPW; this is encoded by the coding sequence AACGTGGATGACAGCGACGCCTGCTTGTCAACCTGCGTGCTGGCCAGCTGCGGCGATGGCATAGTGCAGGCCGGTGTAGAGGCCTGTGACGACGGCAATACTGACGATAGCGACGCCTGCCTGTCTACATGCGTACTAGCCAGTTGCGGCGATGGAATGTTGCAGGCGAGTGCAGAAACCTGCGACGACGGGAATCTTGACAACAGTGATGGCTGTTCGAATGCATGCCTTCCCCAGCGCTTCTGCGGTGATGGCAGCAATGACAGGCGCTTGACGGCTTCGGACGCACTGATGTTATTGCGCCGGGCTGTCGGGCAGAATCTCGTCTGCCCCGACTACGTGTGCGATGTAGACGGTAGTGGCGCGATCACGGCAACCGATGCGTTGATGGTTCTTCGAAAGGCCGTGGGTAGCGAGGTTTCGCTTAATTGCGGACCGGTGACTTCGGTGATGTTCCGGGTTGAATCGGGCGTGCCCATGGTCGATCTGGAACTGCTGGTAGAGTTCGACGCTACCGTCGGAGATTTTGTAGAAGAGGCCGGGGGCCTGCAGTGCAGGGCTATCGACGGCGCGGTGTCTGTTTCTGCGACCAGGCTGTCGCGGCAGGCGCTGAGAATCGAGCTCTTCTCTCCCGGCGCCGTGGTGGTGAGTCCGTCAAACACCGTGAGATGTGAGTTTGCGCCGGCTGTTTCTGAGCTGCGTGAATCTGACTTTGACCTGACGGTCACCGGTGCGAGTGACGCCAATAGTATCGGTGTCGTTCCCTTGCCCGCAGTCAGGGCGATACCCTGGTGA
- a CDS encoding SDR family oxidoreductase, translating into MKLDRQRAFITGAASGLGAEIALLYAANGARVYVSDINEDAAASVAARCCELTPGSVSGPCDVSDSSSVKAAFASLLTELGGIDILVNNAGIIHTDPEYLEANASAMQAQIEESMQGEGIKTHLRSIELLSDEMFDRMMRIHMYGTFYCSREALPLMREQGGGRIINMGSLMGAASLTGAPDYCAAKGAIMSFTRATAREAASYGVRANAIAPGFIKTPLLDPVDKTSLDMIAMQTPMQRLGTASEVATTALFLASDDSSFFTGQVLAPNGGIYMSQ; encoded by the coding sequence ATGAAACTCGATCGACAGAGAGCTTTTATAACCGGTGCGGCTTCGGGGCTGGGTGCCGAAATAGCGCTTCTTTATGCGGCCAACGGTGCCAGGGTTTATGTCAGCGATATAAACGAGGACGCGGCTGCCTCTGTTGCCGCCCGTTGTTGTGAGCTGACCCCGGGCTCGGTATCGGGGCCTTGCGACGTGAGCGATTCGTCGTCTGTGAAAGCGGCCTTCGCGTCGTTGCTCACGGAACTCGGCGGTATCGATATCCTCGTTAATAACGCGGGCATTATTCACACCGATCCCGAGTACCTGGAGGCTAACGCGTCCGCGATGCAGGCGCAGATCGAAGAATCGATGCAGGGGGAGGGTATAAAAACCCACCTGCGCAGTATCGAGTTGCTCAGCGACGAGATGTTCGACCGCATGATGCGCATACACATGTACGGTACGTTTTACTGCTCCAGGGAAGCACTGCCGCTCATGCGCGAACAGGGCGGCGGTAGGATCATCAACATGGGGTCCCTGATGGGGGCGGCCTCGCTTACCGGAGCCCCCGACTACTGTGCCGCCAAGGGGGCCATCATGTCTTTTACCCGTGCGACGGCCAGGGAAGCCGCCAGCTACGGTGTTCGCGCCAACGCCATAGCACCGGGCTTCATAAAAACACCGCTGTTGGACCCGGTAGATAAAACGAGCCTGGACATGATTGCCATGCAGACGCCGATGCAGCGACTCGGCACGGCTTCCGAGGTAGCGACCACTGCACTGTTCCTGGCGAGCGATGACTCTTCGTTCTTTACCGGGCAGGTGCTGGCTCCCAATGGCGGCATCTACATGTCGCAGTAG
- a CDS encoding right-handed parallel beta-helix repeat-containing protein yields MRISPAVAAWAMAVRRNPALVVLACTMLLSACWAVAPRSEPRLIVVNSSADSGNGTLRYAIESANASSQRSIIDIRLAPSDSIKPVTELPAIEASGLAIHGHGAWLVGGACGRSRGRRGCDGLVIKGPSVQVQELNARGFMFDGIAVIGASANGVVLSDCHCRDNLDDGIGITAGASGVLVEGCLLEGNGFRSKGKGVLVFDGSSAVLRGNTIRQNRDGVTVSRRSSVRLLDNRISANFDKGLGVSAASLTGSGNLITVNGLDDPAMSALSRDAGGTSRPPNGDGLRVGLGSRVELANTVISGNADAGVVVNDDSLLRLSGGRVTDNGSRGVVLHDRASVELRGVEVRGHGAGDLLVAEGATLTRQESAE; encoded by the coding sequence GTGAGAATCTCCCCCGCTGTTGCAGCGTGGGCCATGGCGGTGCGTAGAAACCCAGCGCTGGTGGTTCTTGCGTGTACGATGCTCTTGTCCGCTTGCTGGGCGGTCGCCCCGCGTAGCGAGCCACGGCTGATAGTTGTTAACTCGTCGGCGGATTCGGGTAACGGCACGCTCAGGTACGCTATCGAGAGCGCCAACGCTTCTTCGCAACGCTCGATTATAGACATCAGGCTCGCGCCTTCCGATTCAATCAAGCCCGTGACCGAGCTGCCCGCCATCGAAGCCAGCGGCCTGGCGATTCACGGTCACGGAGCCTGGCTGGTGGGTGGCGCCTGCGGGCGTTCGCGTGGCCGCCGAGGCTGCGACGGGCTGGTCATCAAGGGACCGTCGGTGCAAGTACAAGAGCTCAACGCTCGCGGTTTCATGTTCGATGGAATCGCGGTGATCGGCGCATCGGCGAACGGGGTGGTACTGAGCGACTGCCACTGTCGCGACAACCTCGACGACGGTATCGGCATAACCGCTGGCGCGAGCGGGGTGCTCGTGGAGGGCTGCCTGCTCGAGGGCAACGGTTTTCGCAGCAAGGGTAAGGGCGTACTCGTGTTCGACGGTTCTTCGGCTGTACTGCGCGGCAATACGATCAGGCAGAACCGCGATGGCGTTACCGTCAGCCGGCGCTCGAGCGTTCGCCTGCTGGACAACCGCATAAGTGCCAACTTCGACAAGGGCTTGGGGGTGTCGGCGGCCTCGCTGACCGGATCGGGTAATTTGATCACCGTCAACGGGCTTGATGATCCAGCAATGAGCGCACTCTCGCGCGACGCGGGTGGCACGAGCCGGCCGCCCAACGGCGACGGTTTGCGGGTCGGACTGGGCTCACGGGTTGAACTCGCCAACACTGTCATAAGCGGTAACGCGGACGCCGGCGTTGTGGTCAACGATGATTCGCTGCTGAGGCTCAGCGGTGGGCGCGTCACCGACAACGGTAGCAGGGGGGTGGTGCTGCACGACCGCGCGTCGGTCGAACTCCGCGGGGTCGAAGTCAGGGGACACGGCGCGGGTGATCTGTTGGTCGCTGAGGGCGCAACGCTCACGCGGCAGGAAAGCGCCGAGTAA
- a CDS encoding protein meaA gives MASTDKAASKQVEKDRPWIFRTYSGHSSAEASNALYRGNLEKGQTGLSVAFDLPTQTGYDSDHPLARGEVGKVGVPVDSIADMETLFNDIPLDRMNTSMTINATAAWLLALYVAVAERQGVDPGGLQGTIQNDIIKEYLSRGTYVFPPTESMRLTGDIIEYTVSNIPKWNPINICSYHLQEAGATPSEELAFTLANAIAVLDEVKKRPGMDSETMVRVFGRISFFVNASIRFIEETCKMRAFVETWDKLGRERYGVEDPKLRRFRYGVQVNSLGLTEQQPENNAIRIALEMLGVVLSKKARARAVQLPAWNEALGLPRPWDQQWALRTQQIMAYETDLLEYADILDESPVVQAKVDSLIAEAYEELERIDEMAGAVEAVEAGYMKQRLVDSNARRLRRIEAGEQCVVGVNRWAESEPSPLTSDMDNAILKVDVSAEREQIERLEAFRAKRNKDDIAPALQALRDSATSGSNIMESSIAAASAGLTTGEWSQVLRDVFGEYRAPTGVGGQSAADSDAVVAVREKVKALGERLGHTLRLLVGKPGLDGHSNGAEQIAVRARDCGMEVIYHGIRLTSDEIVATAQEEDVDAIGLSILSGSHMTLVPDLVDKMKKLELEDVTLVVGGIIPDADADQLKALGVAGVYTPRDFELTSIMNDIVELVSNKRG, from the coding sequence TGGCGCGCGGAGAAGTAGGCAAAGTCGGCGTGCCGGTTGACAGCATCGCCGACATGGAAACCTTGTTCAACGACATACCGTTGGACCGCATGAACACGTCAATGACCATCAACGCCACCGCTGCCTGGCTGCTGGCGCTGTACGTCGCGGTGGCCGAGCGCCAGGGTGTCGACCCCGGCGGCCTGCAAGGGACCATCCAGAACGACATCATCAAGGAGTACCTGTCGCGGGGCACCTACGTGTTTCCTCCCACCGAGTCGATGCGTCTCACCGGCGACATCATCGAGTACACGGTCAGCAATATTCCCAAGTGGAACCCGATCAACATCTGCAGCTACCACCTGCAGGAAGCCGGGGCCACGCCGTCCGAGGAACTCGCTTTCACCTTGGCCAACGCCATAGCCGTACTCGACGAGGTCAAAAAACGACCCGGAATGGACAGCGAGACCATGGTACGGGTCTTCGGCCGGATCTCTTTTTTCGTGAACGCCAGTATCCGTTTCATAGAAGAAACCTGCAAGATGCGCGCGTTTGTCGAGACCTGGGACAAGCTAGGACGCGAACGCTACGGCGTGGAAGACCCCAAGCTCAGGCGTTTCCGTTACGGCGTGCAGGTCAACTCGTTGGGCCTCACCGAACAGCAACCCGAGAACAACGCCATCCGTATAGCGCTGGAGATGCTCGGGGTGGTGTTGTCCAAAAAAGCCCGCGCGAGAGCCGTGCAGCTCCCGGCCTGGAACGAGGCCCTGGGCCTGCCCCGGCCTTGGGACCAACAGTGGGCGCTGAGAACGCAACAGATAATGGCCTACGAAACCGACCTGCTTGAGTACGCCGACATCCTCGACGAATCGCCGGTGGTGCAGGCCAAGGTGGACAGCCTGATCGCAGAAGCCTACGAGGAGCTCGAGCGTATTGACGAGATGGCCGGCGCGGTCGAGGCCGTCGAAGCTGGCTACATGAAGCAGCGCCTGGTGGATTCCAACGCGCGGCGATTGCGCCGCATCGAAGCAGGCGAACAGTGCGTTGTGGGAGTCAATCGCTGGGCCGAGAGTGAGCCTTCGCCGCTTACCTCGGACATGGACAACGCCATCCTCAAGGTCGATGTTTCGGCCGAGCGCGAGCAGATCGAACGCCTTGAAGCCTTCAGGGCAAAACGCAACAAAGACGATATCGCGCCGGCCCTGCAGGCCCTCCGTGATTCGGCCACAAGCGGTAGCAACATCATGGAGAGCTCAATAGCTGCGGCTTCGGCCGGGCTGACTACCGGAGAGTGGTCACAGGTGCTGCGCGACGTGTTCGGTGAATACCGCGCTCCCACCGGCGTGGGCGGCCAGTCGGCGGCTGACAGCGACGCGGTGGTTGCGGTACGCGAAAAGGTGAAGGCGCTCGGCGAACGCCTCGGCCACACGCTGAGGCTGCTGGTTGGCAAACCGGGACTCGACGGTCACAGCAACGGGGCGGAACAGATCGCCGTGCGCGCCCGCGATTGCGGCATGGAGGTCATATATCACGGCATCCGCCTGACCAGTGACGAAATCGTGGCCACTGCCCAGGAAGAAGACGTGGACGCGATCGGCTTGAGCATCCTTTCGGGATCACACATGACGCTGGTCCCCGACCTCGTAGACAAGATGAAGAAGCTCGAGCTTGAAGACGTGACCCTGGTCGTGGGCGGAATCATTCCCGACGCGGACGCCGACCAACTCAAGGCCCTGGGCGTCGCAGGGGTATACACCCCACGGGACTTTGAACTGACCAGCATCATGAACGACATCGTAGAACTGGTGAGCAACAAGCGCGGCTGA